In Pan troglodytes isolate AG18354 chromosome 5, NHGRI_mPanTro3-v2.0_pri, whole genome shotgun sequence, the sequence AACCATATCTAATGACTTTAGCACAGGCTGTTATTACAGTGGGTCTCCATCCCCTGAGCTGTACTGACCTCACACCCAGAGGAGTTTGCCTCGAAACCTGGTGCCCTGTAGGGGCAGCAAATACTACAGAGGTGGAGCTGCCTCCTTCTTGTCCCACTTTTTCCTCCCTGTCTCTAGGAGTGAAGAAATACATTTGTAACTTTCTATTACTTCTGAATACTTCAAAGTTTGGGATTAGTGACTGTTTTGTGAGTTACctgagtttaaaataataaaacaaccaTATGCCTGTTCTCTCAATTGGCTGAGGAATGGGCATTCACTTATATCTGGCCTTCATGTAATCATAGAGACACAATTCTTCCCCTTTTCTCACTTTCCCCAAATGGCAGAAGCAACCAACCATCATTTCTCACTTACAGCTCTTCATGTCATTTTTATTcatgcttttgaagaatctgttttcatcttttttcctatCAGCCTGGAGTTGGTCTGGGGAATaaagaatgggatgaaatggtGAGAGTCCAGAGGGGTTGAGcaaagaactcactatcacacagCGAGGCACTAATTTGAAATGCCTGGGAGAAGTAGAAGCTGCATTTGTCTCTCATATTCTTATTGGACCAGGAAGGTATGCAACCCTTGAGAGATGCCCTTTCTGCTTTCCTGTGGTGGCTGCCTAGCCCAGCACTGTCCAGTATGAATGATGAATGTAATCTGAGTCACAAATGTGAGccacttatatatttttaaattttctagtagtcacatttaaaaagtagaaagaaactagtaaaattaactttaattatatattttatttaactcaatattctcaaaatgttatttcaacatgtattataaaaattattgctATCTTTTACAGTCTCTTTTTACACTCAATCTTGTGAAATTAATGATTCTTCACATATAGCATGTTTAAATTTGgactagctacatttcaagtgccTGTCGGCACATGTGGCTAGCAGCTACTAAATTGGACAGTGCAGAGCTAGCCCCTTTCTCACTGCCTGACAAAGGTAGGTGCTCAGGACAAAGAGTGCCTTGAGGCTTCACCCTTTAGCTTCAGAAGGCCTCCTGTAGGGCTAACCACCCAGGAGCCAGGTGGGGTAAGGGGGGGCCCCACTCTCCTAAAGCCTGGATGGCAGTCCTGCCCTCTTTCCCATGAAAGAGGGCTTGAGAGGGGGAACGAAGACAGAGCTCCTGCAAGGGGAGGCCGAGTGCCTTCATCTCCCAGTTCACCCCTGCCAGAAGAGACCCCTTTTGCAGGTAGAGGatgagcccagaagttggggACAATGGCCCATTCCTGGCCTAGATTTCCTGTAGGGGTGCTGGACTGAGTGGAGAACTATAGGGTGGAGCCCCTAGATGGGGAGCTACTTCTGGCCCCAGCACCCTTCCCCCAGTGTCCTGCAGCCCCAAGACAGCACAAGACAGCCTGGGGCTAGGTAGTGGGACAAGCGTGGGCAGCTTCCCTGAGAGCCACCAGCCCAGTCATGGGGACTGCTCAGGGGAGACGCGGGGGCCCTCTTAGGAGGGGTCTGCAAACCTAGAGCATAGGAAACACTGCCTGGGAGCACTTCACCTACAAGGGCCTTTAGCGGCTTCAGGGCCCAGCCACACCCTTCTCCATGTACGTGTTCCAGACCCAGTCACCCCGAGCAGGGAGAACCAACCCTCATAATAAGAACTGTGGAGATTGGACCTGTGGTATAAGTAGACTCCCTACCACCTCCTGTATTTCCTAGGCTTTAATAGGGCCAGGTGGCCATTGTGCCTTCTTCTTtggggtaaaaataaaataaaaataagagagagaaaaaaaaagaaggaaatagggCCAGGTGGTAGTTgggggactgtgtgtgtgtgagtttgtgtatgtgaaagagggaaagaaaagggggATACAGAGTAGAGCACACCAGTCTCCCCAACTCCAAACCTGATGAAGTGGAAAGGGCTGGGCTCCTTTATTGAAATTCCAAACTAGAACCAAACTATTCTTGACCTGAAGAGCCTATAAAGGTGCTGGAtcgggctggacgtggtggctcacgcctgtaatcccagcactgtgggaggctgagatgggtggatcacaagtcagcagttcgagaccagcttgaccaacacggtgaaaccccatctctactaaaaatacaaaaaactagctgggcgtggtggtgtgcgcctgtaacaCCAgcgacttgggaagctgaggcaggagaatcgcttgaaaccagaaggcggaggttgcagtgagccgagattgcgccactgcactctatcctgggcaataagagcaaaactccgtcaaaaataaataaataaataaacaaataaagttgCTAGATCGGCTGAGATCATGCCCAGTGGGATGGGAGGAGCTAGACAAAGCAGAGCAGTTAGTGGACAAAAGAAAAGCTCAGACAACAAAATTAAGAATAGAACAAAACATGCTTTCCTGTTTATGTCTGCCGAGTGGAGATTCCCGGCTGAATGGGTGGAGATCTTGGGGCATTGCCCTGGTCCTCCTTTTCCGTAGTCCCAAGGGGAAGTGTTTGTGTATGgggggctgggggttggggtgggggaggtgggtgTGGAACTCCAGGTGATAATTTCAGAAGATTCCATCTAGCCGTCTTTATGCCCACCTTAGACCAACACAGTCTTCACATTAAGGGGAGTCCTTACAAATACTAACCCTTCTTCCTAGTTGCAAACACAGACAGGTTTATGAAAAATATCTGGCCGAACATCTAAAACCCAAGTCATCCACTACTGTTCTGCTGATTTCTGTTTCCCTGTAAGGCTGGAAGAGGTTTCTCCCCAGAATGTCActgattttgaatttattttctcttctgtaggCAGGAGGAGACACCAGTGTGCACCAGAGAAGGAGAAGTCAGAGATGACAGTCCCTGCCTGAGGCCATCTCTGGTCCACCAGACAACTCATCACCAACTTCCCAACAGCCACTGCTCTAGGCCAGGTGTCCACATGGGGAATAGGTCCAGGCCCTCTATGGCTCTCGCAGGAGTCAGGGAGGCAGATAAATAACATATCACGAAGACAGAATGTAAGAAATGCCTGGGAGGAGGCATACTGATGCGTGGAAAGTACTCAGCCAGAAGTCTGGCACTAGAAGGGCCCAGGGATTGTTGGCATGTATGAGTCACAGTTCCATTTCAGTGGAGTGAGCAGGGAGAGAATCTCCTGGAAGTAGGTGAATAGAGAAAATACAGCCTCTTCCTTACCTTTGAATTTTTTCAGGCTCCCTGTGATGGAGTCATGTCTTGATTTTGCTTCACTGAGTTTTTTCTCCAGTTCCAGGGGAACAGGGGTTGGGTTGAGAAACTGAAACTCTTCACTTCTAGGAAGATGTGGTTGAGCTGGTTGGTGAGATCAGGGGATGAGGTGTGGGAGAAGGAGGATCTGAGACATGGGGTTGAGAAATGAGGGGATGAAGACCTGGGGGTAGAACtgagagcggtggctcacacctgtaatcccagcactttgggaggctgaggcgggtggatcacctgaggtcaggagttcgagactagcctggccaacatggtaaaacccggtctctactaaaaatatgaaaattagccaggcttggtggcaagcgcctgtagtctcagctacttgggaggctgaggcaggagaatcacttgaacctgggagacaaaggttgcagtgagctgagattgcaccactgcactccagcctgagcaacaagaacaaagctccatctcaaaaaaaaaaaaaaaaaaaagaagacctggCGGTTAAGGGATAGTGAGCTGGGAGTCAGAAAGTCAGGGCTAGGGATATGGGGCAGGAGTGAGGTAGGGCATAGGGAGATATGGAAATGAAGAtgggagatggagacagagaggagggaaaaaaacagGGTCAGGGAGACAGAGTAGGGGACCCAGGAGCTATTCAGTTGAGCAAGGGGGCATTCAGGAAATAGTAGAATCTGTGCTGAAGAAGGAGGAAGCCTGAGAAAACAGCTGGTTTCTTTAACAACCGACCACATGCTAATATGGTTGGCATAGGCATTCCCCGGCTGCAGCCTAAATGTATGAATGCAAAGTTAGAGGTGGGTGGGTATTTCTGAGAGAGGAATGTTGACTGCATTTGGATATACGCTGAGAATTGTATGTGGATGAATCAGTAGGCAAAATACATTTGGGGTGGCCCATCATACCTGCACAAGACGACTTTGATATcctagaagagaaagagaaatagcaCAGCCTCAGCGCTTGGCTGATTCCCAGGAGCCAAGGAGGAGATACAGAGCCTGCTGGGTGTGGGGCAGAGCAGGAGGAGTAAGAACCCCTCCAAGTCTCTCTTACCccatcctcctcccctctccccaccacgAAGGGCTTCTCCAAGAAGCACTGCTCTGCCAGTAAGCAGAAAAGTGTTTTGACCTCAAGAAGAACTGAGTGAAGAAGAGAAGAGTGAGATTTAGAAGATGAATTTGGCTCTGAGACTGAACAAGGGAGCCCTGCTAGCCAGGGCAGGAGAAAGGCTAGAATGGCTTTGCATGatctttcttaaaacaaataaataggttTTTGAACCTGTGGGAGAATAGATGACTTGAGGAGGAATCATCTCAGCTTGTTTTAAGCACCAGCTAgacctgcactgtccaatatggtagccaccaaccacatgtggctactgaacaTTGGAAATTGTGGCTAGTGTGAcaaagaactgaatttttaatttgatttttactaattcaaatttaaattaaaaatagaggccaggcatggtggttcacgcctgtaatcccagcactttgggaggctgaggtgggcagatcacttgaggtcaggagttcgagaccagcctggccaacatggtaaaaccccatgtctgctaagaatacaaaaattagctgggcgtggtggtggggacctgtaatcccagctactcgggacttGGGcctaggaggcggaagttgtaatgagccaaaatcgcgccactgtactccagcctgggcaacagagcaagattccatctcaaaaaataaaataaaataaatagaagaaggGTAAAGTACTTTTTCCATTAAACACAACTTTATTGATTTGGTAAGACTATATTTTACTTTAACAATTGACAATTTAGcatctgaattgagatgtgccaaagtgaaaaatatacacacaatTTCAAAGACTcagtgtaaaaaaaaacaaaaaaaaaaaaaaaacaccaaaaacccagaatgtgaaatatctcattaatacttttaaaatattcattacagGCTGAAAGGATAATATTTCAGATATattgagttaaaatattttattaaaattaatttcacttttatcattttaatgtgaCTAGAAAAATTTGTAATTCCATATGTGGCTGAAACTACATTTCTAAATCATACATGTGGCCAGAATTATATTTAtgaattacatatgtggctcacattttCATTCTAATACTTGCGGCTcacatatttctattggacagcactgggCTAGAGGTAGGATGGTTGGGGCAATCTCAGGTATTCTGCCAGTGGTCCATGCTCTGACCTGAGACTAGGGATGGGCTGCTACCTCTCTGCAATTCTGCCCCCAAGGGACTCACCTCCAGCAGCTGCCTGGGTGGCATGTTCTGCTTGGTCTTCAGGGAATCAATGAGCTTCTTGAGATCGTTCAACTGTGGCTCAGTGGAGGCAACATAGTGTTTCCCCGCTTCCGTTCCCTCATGACCCAGCCAGTAAATCCGTGATAGCAGGAAATTCTTCTCCTCCTCTAGGACTTGATGCAGGAGTTCAAATTCTGTGAGGATCCTTTGCTTCTCATGTTCTACCTGGTCCTAAGAAACAGGGACAGGCAGAGGGTGAGAGGATGGCCTCGAAGGTCCTTCTAGCCCACTTTATTCAGCCATTAATTTTATTAAGTTTATGTGGAATTCCCAAGCAGAGCAATGTGCCAGGGCAGacctggaagaaaggaaaggagaggagaacaAACTTCTAAAAGCACCTACTACGTGCTCAGCTTTAAGCGAAATTATTAATTTATGGTTTACCACTTGCCTCAAAGAACTGTCTAATACAATTCCAGAAGGCTTTTCAGTTTATAATCTTTCATATAGATTTTATTCCTTTCACGCACACAGGAAAATAGGTAAGTGGGGTCACAAtgtcttcattttccttctgtctttttttttttttttttttttttttttttttttttgagacaggatctcactctgtcactcaggctggagtgcagtgcacgatcacggctcactgcagcctcatcctcccaggctcaaacaatacTTTCACCTcccagcctctctagtagctgggactacaggcgtgtgctaccacgcccggctagttttctttcttttttttttaatcaagaggagagtctcgctatgttgcccaggctggtctcaaactcctgggctcaagcgatcctcagcctcccagagtgctgtgattactggcgtgagccaccgcgccctgccaatgTCTTCATTTTCTAATTGGGGAATCCGTTGAGGGCGCAGCTCGGCCTTAAAAACCTGTACTTGCGATTCTAAGACCAGCGCGGGTTTTCCGTGCCCCACCTTGTCTGCCGGTGGAGACTGAGCAGTCAGCCCGCTGTAATAGCGAGGCCGACGCGGGAGGAGATGCCGCCTGGCGGGTCAGGTGCTGAGGCGCAGAGGAGAGGACATGGCTCACTGGATCTTTTTCTGAGGGGTCAGTGTAATAGGGGATTCCAGGAGCTTTGGCAGAGATGTTTCTGCTTCCAGAGATCGTGGGATGGAGTTTTTCTTACCGTGAAGACATCGACCCTGTGTACACCTTGTGCCTTCACTTGTACTGTCTCCTTCTCCTTTTGCTGCAAGACTTGGATCTGCTCTTGAATCTGCCCCTGCGGAAAGAGGGCCGTTTGGACAGGCTGTGCCTGGAGatttctggcctcataaaatcctCCTGGTCTCTTAGGAGAGCTGGTGACACTCTCCAGGTGAGTCCTTGTGTAATTATTAAGGACTCGCCTTTCTCAAGCTGGCGGGGAAAGGGGTTGCTGAGAAGGGAGAAATCTGGAGCCTTAAGTGACCTAAATGACCAGAACATAGTTATTTATGACTAACTAGGACTATGGATGGTGCTTTGGAATTATCAAAGAACTACAAACTTCCCTTCATCTGTCCTACCAACAACTTTAagagagttgttttgtttttgccatttGAAAGGTGAGgtacctgaggctcagagaggtaaagtgattCCTTGCAGGTTGTACAGTAAACTCACAAGACTGGGCTTGAGCCCAAACCTTCTGAGTCAAATTTTCACATCCTTTCCATTCTCCATTGCACCTTGATTTAGAGAGTCAGCAGTTCCCCAGACTCAGCTCTTTGAACCCACTGTGCCTGACTGCGAGCTGCCCACTCAAGCCCTAGGGGTGGGGGCAATGGGGTGCAAACCCTCAGTGGGAAGGTAGCAGTTTCCAGGGCCtcactgaactcctgggctgatgGGGGAACAGGGAAGAAACCTCAAATGCCTACCTGATAATTCTGGGCAGCTTCTTCGATCAAGCTGACATTATGGGATTTGTGGTCCTTGGATTCACGACACACAAAACAGAGGAACTTCCCATCATCCTCGCAGAAATAATGGAACATCTCCTGGTGCCTCGGGCATGTAGCCTCTTTCCTTTTGGACTGCACCTCAGAGGCTTGTAGAGCTTGGATTTTCTCCACCAGATTCCACAACAGTGAGTTGAACCTGATTGCGTTCTTCCTTACGGAAGTTTTGCAGAGGGGACATTTGAAAAATCCACATGATGTTTCCCCAATCTGAGTGATGCATTTGAGGCAGAAATTGTGCCCACAGTCGATGGTGACAGGTTTCTGCAGAATGTCCAGGCAGATGGGGCAGATCACTTCCTCTTGCAGTTTGTTCACAAACTGCCCACTGGCCATGACAGAACAACAGGGCTGTTTCAAGACTGTAGGAAGCTGTGCCAAGTCTGTAGGAGCCCCGGAGTCCACTGTGGATACTGTTTctaggaagggagaagggagtcAGAGAAAGTGGAGGTCAGAGATTCTGCCAATTAGTTagaagagcagagagagaggaaaagaagagggagaaaaaaataaagaaatgatagaaaagagtaaaatttaggatctagaaaatattataaagagaGGAAAACAGATGGGCAGTCCTACCTTGCTACCTCTTGAGAACAAATGGATACTTTGAATGTGTAATAGGCTGCTTATAAAGTGAAATAAGTTGTCCTGAACTTTGGACTAAAGGTATGTTTGTATGGTGGTTGACTAAGATCAGAATGACCGGGGCACCAAACACCACTTATGGGGGATTTCCCAATCAGCTCTGAGTAGGGAGTGGAGGGGTGGGTGGTGATGCCTACTGAAAGGTCACAGCCAGTTCACTGCAATGCTTTGGGCATCTTGTATGCAAAGTTCAAGCCTTGGTAGAGCATCTGGAAAGTAGGGGAAGGACAATTCTCTACCTCAGGTGCTTTGGCTCCTCACAGAATTTTGTGAAAATGTGGAGGTTATCATCACCTACCTTGGGGAATTTCCAGTCACAGGGTCAACCAACCACTCCCTAGCTCAGTAGGATAGGCAAGGAACTTCCTTTCTAAAaagttgttctttgtttttgcaCTTTGCTCTTGCCCCTGGTGATCTTCTGCCTCCCCACAACACCTGTAGTAGTCTGTCCTCTGTTGATTTTTTCTCTGTATGTCTCCAGTATGCTGGTGTCTCCGTGCCCATTCTTTGCTTTGCCAATTCTGTCTATatgttcttcttcttccttcttggtGCTTCTCTGATCCCTGACTTGCCTTCTATGGCTTTTGTTATGACTAGGAATATATCAACCAGTGTTACATACATTCCCTTCTGTACATTCATGTCCTAACCTTCCCTCCTTGCCTCTTGTCTTAAGGGAAAGGGTGCTTCCTCCCTACCCCTTCTCTTGGTACAGCTTCCACCCTCACCTCCTCACTCTCCATTATCAGCCGTCTGTCCCCAGCAAGAAGTACACCATTAATTTTTGTCTGATCTTAATCTTAGGTCAAACAGGGCTTGTGGATGATTATTATAATAATAGCCAGAGTGATCATACACTCTGCTTTGCCTGGAAACATCCTGGGTTTCACTTTGTCCTTgtgtaattattaatagcaccTCCTTTCACTTTCAGAAATGTCCAGTTTGGACTATAAATTATGTGGCTCCCCTTATAGCAACTGCTGTAAACCAAAGACTTTCAGAAATGTTATACCTCCAgacctttctttttgtttgttttagggttAAATTAAAACAGTCTAACATCTGTAAATTGTTTTACTTATACTCCTAAACTGCTGGCCCCTAGAAGCAGAATTTAACTTTTGACAGGTTTTGTTTGACTGGCATGatgatttagaaaataatgataatgtaGATGCCTTTAGAGAGGGTGGCTATGTTCCCCACCGCTCTGCTACCTCACGTCTCCTTGGCCCTTGAAGGCGTTTGACATTATGACTCtgatttatagatttattttgcttatattacctcatttaagtCTCACCTGTAAGAAATTATCTTTATCCTTTCTCAAAAAAGGAACTCAGTATTCTTCAGAATCACTTGGAAAActtgttaaaattcagatttgCTGAACTCCAGTAGAGACTTTCTCTTTCAACAGGTCCTTGGTGGAGTCTGATGATTGACATCTTAAGCAAATTCTCCGGAGAAGTCGATGCTCCTGATGGAGGCTCACACATTGATAACCCCTGGTTTAGAGACACTACTAATTGTTCCAGCTCATCCAGCTAATAAATGACAGATCTCAGACTTAATTCCAGGTTTCCTATTCCACATTAagtcttctttattctttcttgtttcagcattaatgaaaacaaatagtaatctttaaaaatgataaacaaatattttaaaagaacattggTATTTCAATGAAGCTGGGCAACCCAGCAGAGAGAATGAAAATACTCATATGAACACCAGTGGAGAGTTTCAAACAACTGTCACCAAACAGGTACTGATGGCTTCATGAGGAAGGAAATTTAGACATAAAAAATGAGAATCTACAGTGTTTCAAAGGTGCTTTACTCTCTCagaattattattgttatccTGGGTCATCCATCCACTGGACTgaatggagatatatatatacatatatttttttctttcttctttttttttttttgagacagagtttcactattattgcccagactggagtgcaatggcgtgatctcggttcactacaacctctgaatccccggttcaagcgattctcctgcctcagcctcccaagtagctgggattacaggcacctgccaccaaatccagctaattttttgtatttttaatagagacagggtttcaccacgttggccgggctggtcttgaactcctgacctcagatgacccacctgcctcagcctcccaaagtgctgggattacaggtgtgagccactgtgcccagcccttgaATGGATATCTTAAACTCTTAGTAGGCTCAGTAGTCTGAAACCAAATGCCTCCAGTTTGCAAGGGCTAGGGTCTTGAGATAGTTGGTATTGTGTTAGTTCCAAAGGACTTCCAAGCCAATTCTGAGGCATAGagtttataaaaattagccatagaACAGGAAATGATGCAGAGCCTCATGCACATGAGACAGCTGTCACACACAAGAAAGCAGACACAGAGCCACGCAGCAGTGAGTGCACAGATCTGGAGGGGACCTGCCAAGACTAATGGGATGAGACACCTTATCAGAGGCCAGTGAAGGCTAGAGGCAGCTCAGTTGTCAGACTAGACAGCCCCACAATGTTACATAAGCCTCCCTGCATCACGATTCCAGCTACAGAAGCTTCCCCTGCCTCAGGATTCACATTTCCGGGCCTATGTGAATTGGTAGAATGTCTATGGAGGAAAATAATGTGATATGTTTCAAAACTACAAATGCTCATTCCCTTTATCCCAGAAACTCCACCTCTGGGAATTTAGTCTACAGATATACTCacacatataaatttattttggaCTTTGTGGTAATGTTTGCATtagcaaaatattagaaaacaacctaaatgtacaTCAGTatggaaatgtttaaataaattatagcccAGCTTTATaacagaatagaaataaaaaagaatcagggAGTTCCTTATTTACATATGGAAAATATGGCCAAGATATGTTGTTatgtgaagaaaggaaaaaacaaataatgcagaaaaatgtATGTACTATGCTACCATTTGGgtagaaaaaaatatacttattttcttgAATATCCAAATAAGTTCTTTCTGGAAGGATAAGAATCTAATAACTAACAATGATTGTCTCTAAGGAGAGGGACTGACTAGCCAGGGAACAGGGGTGGAAGAGAGGCTTTTCTTTGTATGACATATtacattttgtgaatttttaattgtataaatacattgtttttttcttttttagtacttTTTACATTATGTTTTACAACAttaaatagtaaatcaaaaaatgGACAGAGAATGAAATGGACATTTGCAGAGCAATAAAACCAATTAACCAATAAATACTTGAAAACAGTAATCTTGAAAATGCACGCTCAActcattggctcatgcctgtaattccagcactttgtgaggccaaggcaggcagatttcttgagcataggagttcaagagcagcctggacaacatggtgaaaccctgtctctacaaaaaatacaaaagttagctgggcatggtggcacgcacctatagtcccagcttcttggaaggctgatgtgggaggattgcatgaacctgcgagatcgaggctgcagtgagccgtgatcatgccactgcactttagccgccctactgcactccagcttgggtaacagagcaagacgtttccttaaaaaaaaaaaaaaagaaagaaagaaaaagaaaaaagaaaatgccaattaaaataaaagaagatatcaTTTTATATCTTAAGTTTAAGTCTGGAATATCAAATATAGCcaaggacatggagaaataggTACTCCTATACCCTACTGGTGAGagtataaattacaataatttaaaaatatttagtagaaTTTAAACGGTGTACTTTCATTTCAAGGTTCTGtaacaataatgatgatgatgaaaatacTACTACCAGTAAATAAAAGCTAACATTTCTTGaatgcttaccatgtgccaggcacagtccCAAGCATTTTGCgtattaactcatttatataGAgaagtattattattcccattttgagGACAAGTCAACGGAGATcaagagagattaagtaatttgtcccAAAGGTCATTCAGTAAGTAAATAGTGGAAtggggacttgaacccaggtagcCTCTAGAGCCTTCTTACACCCTGTATGATTCTGCCCCTCTAGAGAAAACCTTGCACATGTGCACTCAGAGATGCATGTAACAGTATtaatattggctgggcgcggtggctcacgcctgtaatcccagcactttgggaggctgaggcgggcggatcacgaggtcaggagatcaagaccatcctggctaacccggtgaaaccctgtctccactaaaaatacaaaaaattagccaggcgtagtggccggcgcctgtagtcccagctactcgggaggctgaggcaggagaatggcgggaacctgggaggcggagcttgcagtgagccgagatcgcgccactgccctccagcctgggcgacagggtgagactccgtctcaaaaaaaaataaaataaaataaataaatcaatcctATATCAGGATTTTTCAATGatagcactgttgacattttaggctggataattctttggtGTGTGGTGgccctgtgcactgtaggatgtttaccagcatccctggcctctaccactAGATTCCAGTAGCACTCCTATCCCCTAGttgtgacaaacaaaaatgtctccaagcATGAGCAAATGTCCCTGGGGG encodes:
- the TRIM31 gene encoding E3 ubiquitin-protein ligase TRIM31 isoform X12 encodes the protein MLETVSTVDSGAPTDLAQLPTVLKQPCCSVMASGQFVNKLQEEVICPICLDILQKPVTIDCGHNFCLKCITQIGETSCGFFKCPLCKTSVRKNAIRFNSLLWNLVEKIQALQASEVQSKRKEATCPRHQEMFHYFCEDDGKFLCFVCRESKDHKSHNVSLIEEAAQNYQGQIQEQIQVLQQKEKETVQVKAQGVHRVDVFTDQVEHEKQRILTEFELLHQVLEEEKNFLLSRIYWLGHEGTEAGKHYVASTEPQLNDLKKLIDSLKTKQNMPPRQLLEDIKVVLCRSEEFQFLNPTPVPLELEKKLSEAKSRHDSITGSLKKFKDQLQADRKKDENRFFKSMNKNDMKSWGLLQKNNHKMNKTSEPRSSSAGASSQDTKTFDAALSEELHAALSEWLTAIRAWFREVPSSQASSENTRSGGATRTSEHRVALMEKGSPCSSPRTL
- the TRIM31 gene encoding E3 ubiquitin-protein ligase TRIM31 isoform X10; translated protein: MLVSTVDSGAPTDLAQLPTVLKQPCCSVMASGQFVNKLQEEVICPICLDILQKPVTIDCGHNFCLKCITQIGETSCGFFKCPLCKTSVRKNAIRFNSLLWNLVEKIQALQASEVQSKRKEATCPRHQEMFHYFCEDDGKFLCFVCRESKDHKSHNVSLIEEAAQNYQGQIQEQIQVLQQKEKETVQVKAQGVHRVDVFTDQVEHEKQRILTEFELLHQVLEEEKNFLLSRIYWLGHEGTEAGKHYVASTEPQLNDLKKLIDSLKTKQNMPPRQLLEDIKVVLCRSEEFQFLNPTPVPLELEKKLSEAKSRHDSITGSLKKFKDQLQADRKKDENRFFKSMNKNDMKSWGLLQKNNHKMNKTSEPRSSSAGASSQDTKTFDAALSEELHAALSEWLTAIRAWFREVPSSQASSENTRSGGATRTSEHRVALSEWLRPTTVLDLVELGRRSGEWEGSGY
- the TRIM31 gene encoding E3 ubiquitin-protein ligase TRIM31 isoform X6, translated to MLVSTVDSGAPTDLAQLPTVLKQPCCSVMASGQFVNKLQEEVICPICLDILQKPVTIDCGHNFCLKCITQIGETSCGFFKCPLCKTSVRKNAIRFNSLLWNLVEKIQALQASEVQSKRKEATCPRHQEMFHYFCEDDGKFLCFVCRESKDHKSHNVSLIEEAAQNYQGQIQEQIQVLQQKEKETVQVKAQGVHRVDVFTDQVEHEKQRILTEFELLHQVLEEEKNFLLSRIYWLGHEGTEAGKHYVASTEPQLNDLKKLIDSLKTKQNMPPRQLLEDIKVVLCRSEEFQFLNPTPVPLELEKKLSEAKSRHDSITGSLKKFKDQLQADRKKDENRFFKSMNKNDMKSWGLLQKNNHKMNKTSEPRSSSAGGRTTSGPPNHHSLAPSHSLFRASSAGKVTFPVCLLASYDEISGQGASSQDTKTFDAALSEELHAALSEWLTAIRAWFREVPSSQASSENTRSGGATRTSEHRVALMEKGSPCSSPRTL
- the TRIM31 gene encoding E3 ubiquitin-protein ligase TRIM31 isoform X14 — encoded protein: MLVSTVDSGAPTDLAQLPTVLKQPCCSVMASGQFVNKLQEEVICPICLDILQKPVTIDCGHNFCLKCITQIGETSCGFFKCPLCKTSVRKNAIRFNSLLWNLVEKIQALQASEVQSKRKEATCPRHQEMFHYFCEDDGKFLCFVCRESKDHKSHNVSLIEEAAQNYQGQIQEQIQVLQQKEKETVQVKAQGVHRVDVFTDQVEHEKQRILTEFELLHQVLEEEKNFLLSRIYWLGHEGTEAGKHYVASTEPQLNDLKKLIDSLKTKQNMPPRQLLEDIKVVLCRSEEFQFLNPTPVPLELEKKLSEAKSRHDSITGSLKKFKDQLQADRKKDENRFFKSMNKNDMKSWGLLQKNNHKMNKTSEPRSSSAGASSQDTKTFDAALSEELHAALSEWLTAIRAWFREVPSSQASSENTRSGGATRTSEHRVALMEKGSPCSSPRTL
- the TRIM31 gene encoding E3 ubiquitin-protein ligase TRIM31 isoform X5, giving the protein MLETVSTVDSGAPTDLAQLPTVLKQPCCSVMASGQFVNKLQEEVICPICLDILQKPVTIDCGHNFCLKCITQIGETSCGFFKCPLCKTSVRKNAIRFNSLLWNLVEKIQALQASEVQSKRKEATCPRHQEMFHYFCEDDGKFLCFVCRESKDHKSHNVSLIEEAAQNYQGQIQEQIQVLQQKEKETVQVKAQGVHRVDVFTDQVEHEKQRILTEFELLHQVLEEEKNFLLSRIYWLGHEGTEAGKHYVASTEPQLNDLKKLIDSLKTKQNMPPRQLLEDIKVVLCSEEFQFLNPTPVPLELEKKLSEAKSRHDSITGSLKKFKDQLQADRKKDENRFFKSMNKNDMKSWGLLQKNNHKMNKTSEPRSSSAGGRTTSGPPNHHSLAPSHSLFRASSAGKVTFPVCLLASYDEISGQGASSQDTKTFDAALSEELHAALSEWLTAIRAWFREVPSSQASSENTRSGGATRTSEHRVALMEKGSPCSSPRTL